Proteins found in one Kangiella sediminilitoris genomic segment:
- a CDS encoding ribonucleotide-diphosphate reductase subunit beta translates to MFNWDDYDKEEKVEQKKAPKTPPKQPEVAAEAPQPKQPEAAVEPKPTTEEYVEPEALDNVAKAQASLENLDVAPGLEELEMGAARIEVDDKKMINCRADLNQLVPFKYDWAWQKYLDGCSNHWMPQEINMTKDVATWKDPNGLTDDERKIVMRSLGYFSTADSLVANNLVLAIYRLITNPECRQYILRQAFEEAIHTHAYQYCVESLGMDEAEVFNMYREVPSIAKKAAWSIKHTQGISNPAFTTGTPESDQELLRNLIGFYCVTEGIFFYCGFTQILSMGRRNKMTGVAEQFQYILRDESMHLNFGVDIINQIKMENPHLWTEEFQQEVIQMILEGTQLEIEYARDTMPRGVLGMNANMMEEYLQFICNRRLAQLGLPAQFKNVSNPFPWMSEIMDLKKEKNFFETRVIEYQTGGALSWD, encoded by the coding sequence ATGTTCAACTGGGATGACTACGACAAAGAAGAGAAAGTGGAGCAGAAAAAAGCTCCGAAAACTCCACCAAAGCAGCCTGAGGTAGCAGCGGAAGCTCCACAGCCAAAACAACCTGAAGCTGCAGTTGAGCCAAAGCCAACGACAGAAGAGTATGTCGAGCCAGAAGCACTAGATAATGTTGCTAAGGCACAGGCTTCTCTGGAAAATCTAGATGTTGCACCAGGACTGGAAGAGCTGGAAATGGGTGCGGCTCGTATCGAAGTTGATGACAAGAAAATGATCAACTGTCGTGCAGACTTGAACCAGTTAGTTCCTTTCAAGTACGACTGGGCTTGGCAAAAATATCTTGATGGCTGTTCAAACCACTGGATGCCACAAGAAATTAACATGACTAAAGATGTCGCCACCTGGAAAGATCCTAACGGCCTAACTGACGACGAGCGTAAAATCGTCATGCGTTCTTTAGGCTACTTCTCAACGGCTGACTCGCTGGTTGCAAACAACCTGGTACTAGCAATCTACAGGTTGATCACTAACCCAGAGTGTCGTCAGTACATCCTGCGTCAGGCCTTCGAAGAAGCGATTCACACGCATGCTTATCAGTACTGCGTTGAATCTCTTGGTATGGATGAAGCCGAAGTATTTAACATGTATCGCGAAGTTCCAAGCATCGCTAAAAAAGCCGCCTGGAGTATTAAGCATACTCAGGGTATTTCAAACCCTGCTTTCACAACAGGTACTCCAGAGTCGGATCAGGAATTACTGCGTAACCTGATCGGCTTCTACTGCGTGACGGAAGGTATCTTCTTCTACTGTGGCTTTACTCAGATTCTATCCATGGGTCGTCGCAACAAGATGACGGGTGTTGCTGAGCAGTTCCAGTACATCCTTCGTGATGAATCGATGCACCTGAACTTCGGTGTAGATATCATCAACCAGATCAAAATGGAAAACCCTCACCTGTGGACAGAAGAGTTCCAGCAGGAAGTTATCCAAATGATTCTGGAAGGTACACAGCTTGAAATCGAATACGCACGTGACACTATGCCACGCGGCGTACTGGGCATGAACGCCAACATGATGGAAGAATACTTACAGTTCATCTGTAACCGTCGTCTGGCTCAGCTTGGCCTACCAGCACAGTTCAAGAACGTATCGAATCCATTCCCATGGATGAGTGAAATCATGGACTTGAAGAAAGAGAAAAACTTCTTCGAAACTCGCGTGATTGAGTATCAAACAGGTGGCGCCCTATCCTGGGACTAA
- a CDS encoding ABC transporter ATP-binding protein, protein MNDNHPLLHLNQVECRYGDQVIVKDINFSLKQGDSACLLGASGCGKTTLLRAIAGLEPVYDGSISIHGQICSTSTQMTPPEQRNLGLVFQDHALFPHLSIYDNIAFGLRKLRRKAKKARVEECLELVGLEGMGDRYPHQLSGGQQQRVALARTIAPKPKLILLDEPFSSLDTHLRRSLARELKEVLANQNIAHLLVTHDQQEAFAMADYIGVMHEGQLLQWDSPYNLYHKPQDAQIAAFIGEGYFIAGKICRQNDKVSTTLGDFKIANGYHFEPEQDVLVLMRPDDLKPNPDSELRGKVSHKVFKGAIIEYELILPNNERLKAIFPSHHDYPISQDIGFDLDIQHLIVYPNAVPL, encoded by the coding sequence ATGAATGATAATCACCCCCTATTACATCTCAACCAGGTCGAGTGTCGATATGGTGATCAGGTTATCGTTAAAGATATTAATTTCTCGCTAAAACAAGGCGATAGCGCCTGCCTTCTGGGCGCAAGCGGTTGCGGAAAGACAACTCTACTTAGAGCCATCGCCGGTTTAGAGCCAGTTTACGACGGTTCAATCAGTATCCATGGTCAAATCTGCTCAACTTCTACTCAAATGACTCCGCCCGAACAGCGTAATTTAGGTCTCGTTTTTCAGGATCATGCTCTATTCCCGCACCTGAGTATCTATGACAATATCGCTTTCGGATTACGCAAACTCAGACGCAAAGCGAAAAAAGCTCGCGTTGAGGAGTGTCTGGAGCTGGTGGGGCTTGAAGGTATGGGCGATCGCTACCCGCACCAGCTATCGGGTGGACAGCAGCAGCGAGTGGCGCTGGCACGGACCATCGCGCCGAAGCCAAAGCTTATTTTATTGGATGAACCCTTCTCCAGCCTGGATACTCACCTGCGCCGCTCTCTGGCGAGAGAGCTAAAGGAAGTACTGGCTAACCAGAATATTGCGCATCTGCTAGTGACTCACGATCAGCAGGAAGCGTTTGCCATGGCTGATTATATTGGCGTAATGCACGAAGGTCAGTTACTGCAATGGGACAGTCCATATAATCTGTATCACAAACCACAGGACGCTCAGATAGCGGCGTTCATCGGAGAAGGCTATTTTATCGCCGGCAAGATCTGCCGCCAGAACGATAAGGTCTCTACCACGCTGGGCGACTTTAAGATTGCCAACGGTTATCACTTCGAGCCGGAGCAGGATGTTTTGGTCCTGATGCGGCCCGATGATCTGAAGCCAAATCCGGATTCTGAGCTACGAGGAAAGGTCAGTCACAAGGTGTTTAAAGGTGCAATTATCGAATACGAGCTGATTTTACCCAACAATGAGCGCCTCAAGGCCATTTTCCCCAGTCACCATGACTATCCAATATCACAAGATATAGGGTTCGATCTCGACATTCAGCACCTTATCGTCTACCCTAATGCGGTTCCATTGTAA
- the bfr gene encoding bacterioferritin, with translation MKGDAKVIEILNKVLGNELVAINQYFLHARMYKDWGLKELADHEYEESIDEMKHADWLIERILFLEGLPNLQDLGRLRIGEDTKEMLECDLALEMDAIPDLRDGIKYCEDVRDYVSRDLLQDILESEEEHVDWLETELGLIEKIGIQNYLAEKMKEDGN, from the coding sequence ATGAAAGGCGACGCAAAAGTTATTGAGATATTGAATAAAGTACTGGGCAATGAGCTGGTGGCTATCAACCAATATTTCCTGCATGCCAGAATGTATAAAGATTGGGGGCTGAAAGAGCTGGCCGACCACGAATACGAAGAATCCATCGATGAGATGAAACACGCCGACTGGCTGATTGAACGCATTCTTTTCCTGGAAGGTTTGCCTAACCTTCAGGATCTAGGTCGCTTACGTATCGGCGAAGATACGAAGGAAATGCTAGAGTGTGACCTGGCGTTGGAAATGGACGCGATTCCTGATCTTCGTGATGGCATCAAGTACTGTGAAGATGTCAGAGACTACGTCAGTCGCGATCTTCTACAGGACATTCTTGAAAGCGAAGAAGAGCATGTCGACTGGCTTGAGACTGAACTGGGTCTGATTGAGAAAATCGGCATCCAGAACTATCTGGCTGAAAAAATGAAGGAAGATGGAAATTAG
- a CDS encoding LysR family transcriptional regulator → MQVENFRNADLNLLLILEVILEEKHISNAAVRLNMSQPAVSRALQRLRDMFKDSLLIRVGSGYQLTERAQDIQPKLRRWLADFMSIMQPEEFIPEQAKGEITIMSMDSEVGLFLPNLWQDLQKAAPSVAMRSIGYRPDAVSLLEEGEIDFLISDENKSLESTKYHNFHLVRHDFVMVMAQSHPLASSKNISLNTYTKQRHGLVTVTGKGQGIIDKLLVKEGLTRNIDLFVPTFHLALDICSRTDLIFAMPRLVAEKDAERYGLVIKELPLELPLLDIYLYWHERQHQTALHRWFRRLMRESVRRTKELITS, encoded by the coding sequence ATGCAAGTAGAGAATTTTAGAAACGCGGATCTGAATTTACTGTTGATATTGGAAGTTATTCTGGAAGAGAAGCACATCTCCAATGCGGCGGTAAGACTGAATATGAGTCAGCCTGCAGTCAGTCGCGCCCTGCAGCGTTTGCGTGATATGTTCAAGGATTCTCTGCTTATCCGGGTCGGCAGCGGTTACCAGCTGACCGAGCGAGCCCAGGATATTCAGCCCAAACTAAGACGCTGGCTGGCAGACTTTATGTCGATCATGCAGCCCGAAGAGTTTATCCCCGAGCAGGCCAAAGGCGAAATTACCATCATGTCGATGGATTCAGAGGTAGGCCTCTTTTTACCTAACTTATGGCAGGACTTACAGAAAGCCGCGCCATCGGTTGCCATGCGCTCGATCGGCTACCGTCCTGACGCCGTCAGTTTGCTGGAAGAAGGGGAGATCGACTTTTTGATCAGTGATGAAAACAAGTCGCTGGAAAGCACAAAATATCACAATTTTCATCTGGTACGCCATGACTTCGTTATGGTCATGGCACAGAGCCATCCGCTGGCTTCCTCTAAAAATATCAGCCTCAATACCTACACCAAACAACGACATGGGCTGGTCACGGTGACCGGTAAAGGACAGGGCATCATCGATAAGCTACTGGTAAAAGAAGGACTTACCCGTAATATTGATTTGTTTGTCCCCACCTTCCATCTGGCGCTGGATATCTGTAGCCGCACCGATCTAATTTTCGCCATGCCAAGACTCGTCGCCGAAAAAGATGCCGAACGTTATGGCCTGGTCATTAAAGAGTTACCGCTTGAGTTGCCTCTGCTGGATATCTACCTTTACTGGCACGAACGTCAGCATCAGACAGCCCTTCATCGCTGGTTTAGAAGGCTGATGAGAGAAAGTGTCCGTCGCACGAAAGAGCTGATAACCTCATAA
- a CDS encoding glycerophosphodiester phosphodiesterase, which produces MTAEFKVIGHRGALGLEPENTLRSIQRALEIGVDGVEFDVQNIDGRLFIFHDDTLDRTTNGKGKLIEHSVEELRRLDAGKGEKIPFLSEVVELIGNQAFINIELKGLDTASLVMDLVELLDKDRFKKEQFIISSYHFSELYLVQQLDTEIQLGVIADDQPVVALDFADEINAYSFHPSFSLLSRDLVEEAHSMGMKVYVHTVNDLDKIRQAREWGVDGVFTDYPDRVKKYCTE; this is translated from the coding sequence ATGACGGCTGAGTTTAAAGTAATTGGCCATCGCGGGGCTCTGGGCTTAGAGCCTGAAAATACTCTGCGATCGATACAGCGGGCTCTGGAAATTGGAGTCGATGGCGTTGAGTTTGATGTACAGAATATTGATGGCCGACTGTTTATCTTTCACGATGATACCTTAGACCGTACCACCAACGGTAAAGGCAAACTGATCGAGCACTCCGTTGAGGAGCTGCGCCGTCTGGATGCGGGAAAGGGCGAAAAAATTCCTTTCTTGAGCGAAGTGGTGGAGCTGATCGGCAATCAGGCCTTTATTAATATAGAGCTTAAAGGATTAGACACCGCCAGTCTGGTGATGGATCTGGTGGAATTACTGGACAAGGACAGATTCAAGAAAGAGCAGTTCATTATTTCGTCTTATCACTTTTCAGAGCTGTACCTGGTGCAGCAGCTGGATACTGAGATTCAGCTTGGCGTAATAGCCGATGATCAGCCCGTTGTAGCTTTAGACTTTGCCGATGAAATTAATGCCTATAGTTTTCATCCGAGCTTCTCTTTGCTCAGTCGGGACTTGGTCGAGGAAGCGCATTCTATGGGAATGAAAGTCTATGTTCACACGGTCAATGATTTGGATAAAATCAGACAAGCCAGGGAGTGGGGTGTGGATGGAGTCTTTACGGACTACCCGGACAGGGTAAAAAAATATTGCACGGAATAA
- a CDS encoding ribonucleoside-diphosphate reductase subunit alpha produces the protein METEVSKSQKAAAPTPTQHSDASPEIQANKPGELRVIRRNGKVTPYDDSKIEVAMTKAFLAVEGGNAAASSRVHETVRQLTKQITEAFERRMPGGGTIHIEDIQDQVELALMRNSEQKVARSYVLYREERARERAERDSDKLDAIVGDNAVTVTGADGKEKPLDVQRLHTVVVEACKNLSDVDAEQIIKETMRNLYDGVALSDVYQALVMTARTMIEVEPNYSYVTARVLLDNIRTEALRELGVARRATHGEMSAIYPQAFKAYLEVGVEHELLSPELLSFDLEKLGNALQPDRDLLFTYLGIQTLYDRYFIHKDEVRIELPQVFWMRVSMGLAVNEENREERAIEFYNILSTFHYMSSTPTLFNSGTLRPQLSSCYLTNVPDDLDGIYGAIKDNALLSKFAGGLGNDWTPVRGLGAYIKGTNGKSQGVVPFLKVANDTAVAVNQGGKRKGAVCAYLETWHIDIEEFLELRKNTGDDRRRTHDMNSANWVPDLFLKRVSTDGEWTLFSPNEVPDLHDLYGKEFEDRYEYYEEMAKYGKMKTAKTIQAKDLWRKMLSMLFETGHPWITFKDPCNLRSPQQHAGVVHSSNLCTEITLNTKAGEEIAVCNLGSVNLPKHMVDGELDKEQLEKTVTTAVRMLDNVIDINFYPVETARQSNMRHRPVGLGMMGFQDALYIQNIPYTSEGAVEFADNAMEAISYYAIKASTDLAEERGSYETFAGSLWSQGILPIDSIQKLIDERGEEFIEVDTSSTMDWDTLRERVQKVGMRNSNVMAIAPTATISNITGVSQSIEPTYQNLYVKSNLSGEFTVVNPYMVRELKKRGLWDNVMVNDLKYYEGSLKPIERIPGELKELFANAFEVEPKWLVESASRRQKWIDQAQSLNLYMSEPSGKKLDMVYRMAWFRGLKTTYYLRSMGATSTEKSTISDGKLNAVSASPVGSAAPQACSIDDPDCEACQ, from the coding sequence ATGGAAACCGAAGTCAGCAAATCACAAAAAGCAGCTGCACCAACCCCTACTCAACATTCGGACGCAAGCCCTGAAATCCAAGCCAATAAACCCGGTGAATTACGTGTAATTCGTCGTAATGGCAAGGTGACTCCTTATGATGACAGCAAAATCGAAGTGGCAATGACAAAAGCTTTTCTTGCTGTTGAAGGTGGCAACGCGGCAGCGTCTTCAAGGGTACATGAGACGGTACGTCAGCTGACTAAGCAAATCACGGAAGCATTTGAACGTCGTATGCCAGGCGGTGGCACAATCCATATTGAAGATATTCAAGACCAGGTTGAACTGGCCTTGATGCGCAACAGTGAACAGAAAGTTGCTCGCTCATACGTTCTATATCGCGAAGAGCGTGCACGAGAGCGTGCTGAGCGTGACAGCGATAAGCTTGATGCTATCGTAGGCGATAATGCTGTAACGGTCACTGGCGCTGACGGCAAAGAAAAGCCTCTTGATGTCCAGCGTTTACATACTGTTGTGGTAGAAGCGTGTAAGAATTTAAGCGATGTCGATGCCGAGCAGATCATCAAAGAAACCATGCGTAACTTATACGATGGCGTTGCTCTGAGCGACGTATATCAGGCGCTGGTCATGACCGCTCGCACCATGATTGAAGTAGAGCCAAACTACTCTTATGTGACGGCACGTGTCTTGCTAGACAATATTCGTACCGAAGCATTGCGTGAACTGGGCGTAGCCAGACGTGCGACGCACGGTGAAATGTCAGCTATTTACCCACAGGCATTCAAAGCTTACCTTGAAGTGGGCGTTGAGCATGAATTATTAAGCCCTGAGCTTCTATCATTCGACCTTGAAAAGCTGGGTAATGCTTTACAGCCGGATCGTGACTTACTGTTTACCTACTTAGGTATTCAGACACTTTACGATCGCTACTTCATCCACAAAGACGAAGTTCGCATTGAACTGCCACAGGTATTCTGGATGCGTGTCTCAATGGGCCTCGCGGTTAACGAAGAGAACCGTGAAGAGCGTGCGATTGAGTTCTACAACATTCTATCAACGTTCCACTACATGAGTTCGACGCCTACCCTGTTTAACTCTGGTACGCTTCGTCCTCAGCTATCAAGCTGTTACCTGACTAACGTTCCAGATGACCTTGATGGTATCTATGGCGCGATTAAAGATAACGCCCTACTGTCAAAGTTCGCTGGTGGTTTAGGCAACGACTGGACGCCGGTACGTGGTCTTGGTGCATACATCAAGGGTACCAACGGTAAATCACAGGGTGTTGTACCATTCCTGAAAGTGGCCAACGACACTGCAGTCGCTGTAAACCAGGGTGGTAAGCGTAAAGGTGCGGTATGTGCATACCTGGAAACATGGCACATCGATATCGAAGAGTTCCTTGAGCTGCGTAAGAACACTGGTGATGACCGTCGTCGTACTCACGACATGAACTCGGCTAACTGGGTTCCTGACTTGTTCTTAAAGCGTGTCAGCACCGATGGCGAGTGGACTCTATTCAGCCCTAACGAAGTACCGGATCTGCACGATCTATACGGCAAAGAATTTGAAGATCGCTATGAGTACTACGAAGAAATGGCGAAATACGGCAAGATGAAAACTGCCAAGACCATTCAGGCGAAAGACTTATGGCGTAAGATGCTGTCCATGCTGTTCGAAACAGGCCACCCATGGATCACCTTTAAAGATCCTTGTAACCTGCGTTCACCACAGCAGCATGCTGGCGTAGTACACAGCTCAAACCTATGTACTGAGATTACGCTAAACACCAAAGCTGGTGAAGAAATCGCAGTATGTAACCTGGGTTCAGTCAACTTGCCTAAACATATGGTTGACGGTGAGCTGGATAAAGAACAGCTGGAAAAGACAGTAACTACAGCGGTTCGTATGCTGGACAATGTTATTGATATCAACTTCTACCCTGTTGAGACAGCGCGTCAATCGAACATGCGTCACCGCCCTGTCGGTCTGGGCATGATGGGCTTCCAGGATGCTCTATACATCCAGAATATCCCATACACCTCAGAAGGTGCGGTTGAGTTTGCTGATAATGCGATGGAAGCAATTTCATACTATGCCATTAAAGCATCGACTGACCTTGCTGAAGAGCGCGGCTCTTACGAGACCTTCGCTGGTTCATTATGGTCGCAGGGTATCTTACCGATTGACTCGATTCAGAAGCTTATTGACGAGCGTGGTGAAGAGTTTATCGAAGTTGATACCAGCAGCACGATGGATTGGGACACACTACGTGAGCGCGTACAGAAAGTCGGTATGCGTAACTCAAACGTAATGGCGATTGCTCCTACGGCAACCATTTCAAATATTACAGGTGTCTCACAGTCAATCGAACCGACGTATCAAAACCTATACGTGAAGTCGAACCTGTCAGGCGAATTCACCGTTGTTAACCCTTACATGGTACGCGAACTTAAAAAGCGTGGCCTTTGGGATAACGTTATGGTTAATGACCTCAAATACTACGAAGGCAGCCTGAAGCCAATCGAACGTATTCCTGGAGAGCTGAAAGAGTTATTTGCGAATGCATTTGAAGTTGAGCCAAAGTGGTTAGTTGAGTCTGCCAGCCGTCGCCAGAAATGGATTGACCAGGCACAGTCTCTTAACCTTTACATGAGTGAGCCATCCGGTAAGAAGCTGGACATGGTATATCGCATGGCCTGGTTCCGCGGTCTGAAAACCACTTACTACTTACGCTCAATGGGCGCGACAAGTACTGAGAAATCAACCATCAGTGATGGCAAGCTAAACGCCGTGTCTGCATCCCCTGTCGGGTCTGCTGCACCACAGGCATGCTCAATCGACGATCCTGATTGTGAGGCTTGTCAGTAA
- a CDS encoding (2Fe-2S)-binding protein, which translates to MYVCLCKAVTDKEIKQAACEGACSMRCLNKMGVATQCGKCARDAKQILRSTRAEIDMQLNADSGRIAIQAA; encoded by the coding sequence ATGTACGTTTGTTTGTGTAAAGCCGTTACCGATAAAGAGATTAAGCAAGCCGCTTGTGAAGGCGCCTGTTCAATGCGCTGCCTTAATAAGATGGGCGTGGCGACTCAATGTGGTAAATGTGCCAGAGATGCAAAACAGATTCTTCGCTCAACACGTGCAGAAATTGATATGCAGCTTAACGCTGATTCGGGCCGCATTGCTATTCAAGCCGCTTAA
- the grxD gene encoding Grx4 family monothiol glutaredoxin: MSETIEQIKQQIADNKVVMYMKGSPKLPMCGFSAQAVQALMECGHEFAYVDILQNPDIRAELPKYANWPTFPQLWVDGELIGGCDIILEMFQQGELQQVLDESYGKKPE, translated from the coding sequence ATGAGCGAAACGATTGAGCAGATTAAACAGCAAATCGCCGACAACAAAGTTGTCATGTATATGAAGGGCTCACCAAAACTTCCAATGTGCGGTTTTTCTGCCCAGGCAGTTCAGGCTTTGATGGAGTGTGGTCACGAGTTTGCATACGTTGATATTTTGCAAAACCCGGACATCCGTGCAGAGCTACCAAAGTATGCCAACTGGCCAACTTTCCCACAGTTATGGGTTGATGGCGAGTTAATCGGTGGTTGTGACATCATTCTGGAAATGTTCCAGCAGGGCGAGCTACAGCAGGTTCTTGACGAGTCTTATGGTAAGAAGCCTGAGTAA
- a CDS encoding PepSY domain-containing protein yields MKKKKHSSNNNRKGHYRKWHRRFGVAASIFLLNLAVTGLLLNHYEALKLHQSYITSDWLMDWYGIESPESVNCLQSKQKRVCQIGDQIYLNETFWKEQADPILLFKTLEQESLLITSSHAFWLTKDLALIEDISFAEELGNTISSAGFINDQLTVETTSGKGYQFNSDFFSWEQTNSAPTLKRQAATEPTPALKDTLSNGYRHRQITHLRFVQDLHSGAVIGLSGKITNDLTALIIIWLVISGFITWYRRKNKK; encoded by the coding sequence ATGAAGAAAAAAAAGCATTCTTCAAACAATAACCGAAAGGGTCACTACCGAAAGTGGCATCGTCGTTTTGGAGTTGCTGCATCTATATTTTTACTAAACCTTGCGGTTACCGGGCTCCTTCTGAATCATTATGAAGCATTAAAGCTTCATCAGTCCTATATTACTTCAGATTGGTTGATGGATTGGTACGGTATAGAGTCTCCCGAATCCGTAAATTGTCTCCAGTCGAAACAAAAACGGGTTTGCCAGATAGGCGATCAAATTTATTTAAATGAGACTTTCTGGAAAGAGCAGGCTGATCCGATCCTACTGTTTAAGACGCTGGAGCAGGAAAGTTTACTCATAACATCATCCCATGCGTTTTGGTTAACTAAAGACTTAGCATTAATAGAAGATATATCTTTTGCTGAGGAATTAGGGAACACCATTTCATCTGCCGGTTTTATAAATGATCAGCTCACGGTTGAAACAACCAGCGGCAAGGGATATCAGTTTAATTCAGATTTCTTCAGTTGGGAGCAAACCAATTCTGCTCCGACATTAAAACGCCAAGCAGCAACAGAACCCACCCCTGCTTTAAAGGACACCCTGAGCAATGGGTATCGTCACAGACAAATTACCCACTTACGGTTTGTACAGGATCTCCACAGTGGCGCGGTCATTGGCTTAAGCGGGAAAATCACCAACGACTTAACTGCTCTAATCATTATCTGGTTAGTTATTAGCGGCTTTATCACCTGGTATCGTCGAAAAAATAAGAAATAA
- a CDS encoding flavodoxin family protein: MSNNTIAVVYHSGFGHTKVLAEEVANGAKEASEDVRLISVDDVDDHWDDLAEAKAIIFGSPTYMGSVSADFKGFMDKSSKVWSEHGWKDKLAAGFTNSASYSGDKLNTLVQMSIFAAQHGMAWVGLGLMPGNNTSEGSPEDLNRIGSYLGAMAQSNADQSSDIVPPQSDKDTAKVLGKRVAEFAARIN; encoded by the coding sequence ATGAGTAACAACACAATCGCCGTGGTTTATCACAGTGGTTTTGGCCACACTAAAGTTCTTGCAGAGGAAGTGGCCAATGGTGCTAAAGAAGCTTCTGAAGATGTTCGTCTGATTTCAGTCGATGACGTCGACGATCACTGGGACGACCTGGCAGAAGCTAAAGCCATCATTTTCGGCAGCCCAACTTATATGGGTAGCGTCAGTGCTGACTTTAAAGGCTTTATGGATAAATCATCCAAGGTCTGGTCCGAACACGGCTGGAAAGACAAACTAGCTGCCGGTTTTACTAACTCTGCCTCCTACAGTGGTGACAAGCTGAATACCCTGGTTCAGATGTCAATCTTCGCTGCTCAGCACGGTATGGCCTGGGTTGGTCTTGGTCTGATGCCGGGCAACAATACCAGCGAGGGCTCGCCTGAGGATTTAAACCGTATTGGTAGTTATCTTGGTGCGATGGCGCAGAGTAACGCCGATCAGAGTTCGGATATCGTTCCTCCGCAGTCGGATAAAGATACGGCGAAAGTATTGGGCAAACGCGTTGCCGAATTTGCCGCCAGAATTAACTAA
- a CDS encoding NYN domain-containing protein: MEQEKHIALFIDTDNVSSKYIDLILSDLASHGRVVIRKAYGNWTKDGLKGWVDILPEHAIQPIQQFDLTKGKNATDMAMAIDVMDVLYTKEVDTFCLVTSDSDFTPLSMRLINEGKLVFGYGESKTKDVFKNSCSRFLVLDSKLNKEEIQKASPGQLKQDTKLISLIRDAIDLNSDDNGWASLGPIGSFITNKSSIDIRNYGYKKLSDLIKVIDLFQTKKSGNQILVKDKKGNDG, from the coding sequence ATGGAACAAGAAAAACATATTGCACTGTTTATTGATACCGATAATGTATCCAGTAAATATATCGACCTGATATTATCCGATCTGGCCAGCCATGGCCGAGTGGTTATCCGGAAAGCCTACGGCAACTGGACCAAAGATGGGTTGAAAGGATGGGTCGATATTCTACCCGAGCATGCTATCCAGCCTATCCAGCAGTTTGATTTGACCAAAGGCAAAAATGCTACCGATATGGCGATGGCCATCGACGTCATGGATGTCTTATATACTAAAGAAGTCGATACCTTTTGCCTGGTAACATCCGACTCTGATTTTACTCCGTTGTCGATGCGACTGATTAACGAAGGTAAGCTGGTGTTTGGCTACGGGGAAAGTAAAACCAAAGATGTTTTCAAGAATTCATGTAGTCGATTTCTGGTGTTGGATTCAAAGTTGAACAAGGAAGAAATCCAAAAAGCTTCGCCAGGTCAGTTAAAGCAGGATACCAAGCTTATCTCGCTGATAAGAGATGCTATCGATCTCAACTCCGATGACAATGGTTGGGCTTCACTCGGCCCGATTGGCTCGTTTATTACCAATAAGTCATCGATTGATATCAGAAACTACGGCTATAAAAAACTCAGCGACTTAATTAAAGTTATTGATTTATTCCAAACTAAAAAGTCCGGCAACCAAATTTTAGTGAAGGATAAAAAGGGTAATGACGGCTGA
- a CDS encoding cytochrome c → MIKTTLLVLCLSFGLSATAAENNKKNGLVLKQIMLKLSKDMSAIANAIVLEDWERVQQHADSIANHEQAPLIEKRKILQYLGDDMAQFKSFDQIVHDKSVELSEQAKKGNSDAVIKVYSEVMQGCLDCHSRFKPRIQSRFYSFKKE, encoded by the coding sequence ATGATAAAAACAACTTTATTGGTATTGTGCTTAAGTTTTGGCTTGTCGGCGACAGCAGCAGAGAATAATAAGAAGAATGGATTAGTGCTTAAGCAGATTATGCTGAAGCTCTCTAAAGATATGTCAGCTATTGCTAACGCTATTGTGCTGGAAGACTGGGAAAGGGTACAGCAGCATGCGGACAGTATCGCCAACCATGAACAGGCACCACTCATTGAAAAGAGGAAAATTCTACAGTACCTGGGTGATGATATGGCGCAGTTTAAATCCTTTGACCAAATTGTTCACGACAAATCTGTTGAGCTTTCAGAGCAGGCAAAAAAAGGAAATTCAGATGCGGTGATTAAGGTTTATTCTGAAGTAATGCAGGGTTGTTTAGACTGTCATAGTCGTTTTAAACCTAGGATCCAAAGTCGCTTTTATAGCTTCAAGAAAGAGTAG